The Novosphingobium sp. G106 DNA segment TCGATCCCCGCCTCGCGCGCTTCGTCGACGGCGTACTGGATCAGCGGCCGGTCGATGATCGGCAGCATCTCCTTGGGAATCGCCTTGGTGGCGGGGAGGAATCGGGTGCCGAGACCGGCGACGGGGAAAACGGCCTTGCGGACGGGTTTGCGAAGCGAATGGTCGGTCATGTCGGCGCTCATAATCCCATTCCGATATGGAACATAATGCAGGTTTCCGACTGACTCGCGGACTGATCAATCAGAGTTAGTTCCGCTACCGTCCCACTCATTGCTACAGGCCCCATTCTCAGAACGCGTGCCTAGCAAAATCCATGTTCAGGCCTTGTCGACTTTACTACAGCATAGTGCGAATGGCCGTTAAGTGTTCCAGAGCTTTCTCCGCCAGAGGACATTCGGAACATAATGCCGAGACGAAACGCGCTTATCGCAAGCATCGAGCCAGAGATCTGGGCGGAGTTCCAGGGCAAATTCACGCCTTTCGAATTACGAAAAGGCGCGTCCCTCCAGCAGCCCGGGGAGCAAGTAGAGCATGTTCAGTTCCCTACCACCGCCGTAATTGTGCCGGGGATCGAAACCGCCGCTGGCGAAAGCGTTAATGTGGCACTCCTAGGCCACGAAGGGGCCGTGGGTGTTTTCGAAGCCTGCGGAAGCCGGACGTTCTATTCCGCGGCGACGGTCCAATTTGGAGGTGTGTTATGGCAAACCCCAGCGACGACATATCGCGCGCTCTATGATAATAGCTCCACGCTTCGAACCGCCATTCAACAAATATGTCGAGGTTCTGACGGTCGAGGCACGGCAATATGTTGCGTGCAATGCCCTTCACAGCGTGGAGAATCGGCTTGCGCGCACCCTTCTGGACGCAGCGGATAAATTTGGTTCGTCCAAGCTGCCAATCACAAAAGTCGCGTTGGCCGAGCTTCTGGGTGTGCCACGTACTACCGTCGCTGCAGCGATGTCGACCTTGCAACGAGCTGGACAAATACGAAGTGGGTCGCGGCGGAGGCCTTGAAATCCTTGATGTCCTGCGGCTCGAAACTGCGGACTGCAGCTGCCGGGAATCCCTAGCATTTGCTCGCCAAGATATTCAATCTCGCGAGGTTCGTTGCTGCGATGCTTGATGATCGAGCGCAATCTTCGCAGCGGCTGCTAAGTCTTCCGCGGTCTTCGCCGCCGCGGTCGGCGTCAGTGCGCAGAGAAAGGGCCCTCGGTGGATCTCACGACGACTTCTCCATCGTAGACCTCAACGGAAAACGGCCGCTGATACGGTCTCGTATCTATCATGCCCAAGCCTTTCGATTCGCTGGCTGACGTCAAACGGTGACGCCATTTGCCTTAACTCACTCGCTCCTCGAGCGTTGCCGCCGACCTTGCCCAGTTTAGGCGTCGAGCACGAAGGGGGCGTGAGCCAGAGACGACAATAGCGTCTCGTTGAGGCATTCGTACCGCAGGCGCCCGTTGAAGCTCTCGACGAAAGCCATTCTTCATCGGCTGCCCGGCGCGATGTAGTCCCACTCGACCTGCCGCTCTTGCGACCAGCGCAGGATGCCCGATGTGGTCAGCTCGGTGCCGTTGTCACTGACCACCGTGTGTGGTTTGCCGCGCATGCCGATCAGCCGCGTCAACTCCCGAGCCAACCGCACGCCCGACAATGACGTGTCGGCCACCAGCGTCAGGCACTCCCGCGTGTAGTCGTCGACCAGGCATAGGCATGACGGGGCGCAGTCGCGGCACTCAATCGGGAAGCTGAGCTGCGCTTGAATAAGCCCCCGGCCACCAGGGTCGGGGGCAAGTTGGAGGGTCGGTCAACCCTTCGTGTGGCGCCGCAGGGGTCGAGCGGCGGCACGTAGGTAAAACGCTCGAACGAGCCACACGTAACCCGAAAACGCTAAGCGTCCTTGCTGCCGGAGTGAAGCAGCAGCAAGGACGCTCGGGCGGTGGGATACCGATACCAGCGCGCCAGGCCGGGAGTCTGCAAGCTCAGCGCGGTAACGCTTGCCGCCGCCCGGCCGAGCGCGCTGGCTCGACGACGAGCACAACCATTGAATGCGTCATCATGATGGCGACGTACTCCTAAGTATTCCGCTTTTCTTGAGTCCATTACCGGAGACGTGGCCCGGTCGCGTCAGCTTATTCGCCGTCTCGGATTTCGACCCTTTTGTGCAAGAGCGCGAGAAGTTGGATTCGGAGCGCCCTGCCAAATGCTCCCGGGCGTCGAAATAGCCTTCGGCGTCCAAACGCTGTCGAACCTTATCGATGGTGGAGTATTCCCACTGCGGGCTAGGTCGAGAGCCCGTTCGATTACACTCTTGCGAGGTTCGCGTTTCTCTTTTGGCATACCTGCGCTTCGGTTGCTTTCTGTCAGCTCGTGAAACGCGACTGGGCGTGTAGGGCTCCCAACCATCAAAGCCGGAACCCTCAATCCACGCTTGCGTTAACTGACATCAACTTCCAGGGCGCCCATCATGGACACCGCGTACGTCGAGGGAATCGCTCGTCGCCTCACCTCAGCGCAGCGCCGCGCGGTCGAGACCGATTGCTGTCGCCTCGGCACATTGAATCTTTTGCGGAGCCTCGGCCTAGCCGAAACGGCCGTGCTAAGAGAGCCCAATGGGCCGTACGGTGATCGGCTCAAGCCTATATGGTCGGCGCTAGGGTTAGCGGTCAAAGCCCGTGTCATCGACAATTCGGGCCGATGCGACCATCGTCCGCTCCAGAGAATAACTGGGCTGCGTCGGACACCTCGCTTCGTTCGTGCAAGCGAGAACAGAACTGGCCTGCGTGCGCAGCCGTCGAAAAAACCGATGAGGGTATTAACTTAGCCTCAACTTCGGAGCGCTAGCAAGTTGGCGTTCAGGGAGAAATGGCTATGAAGTTTTTTAGCAAGCTGCGCACGAACCAAGCCGGCGCGACGGCCATCGAGTATGGTCTGATCGCTGCGCTAATCGCCGTTGCCGCGATCAGCGCGATGCAGGGCCTGGGCTCTCAGCTCGGAACTACGTTCAACTCCACGTCGTCCTCGCTGGCGGCCTGATTCGAGCCAGCTTTTGTAGCTTCGCCCCTCCTCGGGCGTGGCTAAATCAAGTGTCCTGCAGCTGACGGACAAACGTACAATGCGAAAAATGAAGACCCCCGCTATGTCGGGGGCCTTCGTCCAACGGTCAGCTCTGACTGCCCGGCCCCCTTGCTGGCCGCATGCTGATCCTGCTGACTCTGACATTGCTACTTAGCACGTCGGGGTGACAGTGGTGTATCGAGACTGTCGAAAATCAGGACACCCATGTGTGTCCTTCCGTGCCAACGATGCGCTTGTCATTGCTCTGAATGACCGGCCTCGCAAGTCTGGCTGCTCAGCTTCCAAAAACTGCGCTTTCTGGTCCGCGCAACTGTGGGGCTGGCATAGTGGTACTGCCGCTCGCCAAGCTGATCGAAGGCGCCAATGGTGACCCCGAGGGGCTGCGCGCGCTAGCCGACCCCTGTTACGAATATGCAAGAGGGAGCGGCGCCGCTGGACGCGGTGTTCTGCCTATGCTGCGCCCCCCGCTCATCACAACCGAGAGTTCCCGTGCCACCGGCACGGCGGCGCGGCAGATTTCGCATTTGATGATCGCCGCGCCTGAGAGGTGACCGGCGTAGTCCACTTGACCTGACTGGTATTGGGGCGTGGTCACCCCTAGCCAAGCGCCGACCGACGGAGAGTTTGGGAATTACCCGGGTGTTCGACAGCAGTGGCAAAAGCGGTTGCGTTGACGGCACCGACGCCCGGGATGGACATCAGTAACCGGTAGGCCTCGCTCTGGCGCGCATTATCGATCGGCCGGCATCTGGAAAACCGGCGAATCAAGTGGCACTCGATGCCGTGGCCGTTGTGGGTTTTCAGATGCGCGGATGTCCATCTTGGCCATGGCTTGCCCACGAGGCCGTATACGTTGACGCAGACTGATCTGATCACCCGAAAATTCGTCGTGCAAACGGGGCGGGCCATACATTCATTCATGGCGAACCTGGCTGAAAGTTCGCGAGCGACCCTATCGGGGATCGTGCGATTCCGGCAGGTGAGGATGCCGACGTGGCCACGGTCACCGGCCTCACCCAGAAATAGGCGTGCTCTGAACCAGGGGATGCCCCAGCCGCACTCGATACATTGATTAAAGGCAAAGAGTATAATGCTTTTTCAATAGAGGTAAAATACTGGCCAAATCGACTTTGAGGGTCAATGGAAAAAGTAACTGTTATGTGCGATATTATATTTGACTCTAATCTAATATTAGCAAACTGTGCGTGGGTTCAGTGCTAGA contains these protein-coding regions:
- a CDS encoding Crp/Fnr family transcriptional regulator; protein product: MIIAPRFEPPFNKYVEVLTVEARQYVACNALHSVENRLARTLLDAADKFGSSKLPITKVALAELLGVPRTTVAAAMSTLQRAGQIRSGSRRRP
- a CDS encoding Flp family type IVb pilin, producing the protein MKFFSKLRTNQAGATAIEYGLIAALIAVAAISAMQGLGSQLGTTFNSTSSSLAA